The Elephas maximus indicus isolate mEleMax1 chromosome 19, mEleMax1 primary haplotype, whole genome shotgun sequence genome contains a region encoding:
- the C19H17orf99 gene encoding protein IL-40 produces the protein MVEVICQASSGSPSITYSLVQKNGSIHSKQIQSHGQPAKFFFPLARMATCLQCQAENGISILSSTFMMIPSEMQLHRSTLVLAGSLTIIALTSGMLAWGLCVRRTTPSVSQTW, from the exons ATGGTGGAGGTGATCTGCCAGGCGTCCTCGGGCAGCCCATCTATCACCTACAGCCTGGTCCAGAAGAACGGGAGCATCCACAGTAAGCAGATACAATCCCATGGGCAGcctgccaagttcttcttcccgCTGGCCAGGATGGCCACCTGCCTCCAGTGCCAGGCGGAAAATGGCATAAGCATCCTGTCCAGCACCTTCATGATGATACCCTCAG AAATGCAGCTCCATCGTTCCACCTTGGTACTAGCAGGCAGCCTCACCATCATAGCCTTAACCTCTGGAATGCTGGCCTGGGGCCTGTGTGTCAG GAGGACTACACCATCAGTCTCTCAGACGTGGTGA
- the SYNGR2 gene encoding synaptogyrin-2, translated as MESGAYGAAKAGGSFDLRRFLSQPQVVVRALCTVFALIVFACIFGEGYSNTHHSQQRYCVFNQNEDACRYGAAIGVLAFLASAFFFVVDTYFPQISNATDRKYLVISDLLFSALWTFLWFVGFCFLTDQWAATKPHEVLVGADSARAAITFSFFSIFSWGTLAYLAYQRYKAGVDDFLQNIQNYVDPSPDPSTAYASYPGSVDTYQQPPFTQNAETTEGYQPPPVY; from the exons ATGGAGAGCGGGGCCTACGGCGCGGCCAAGGCGGGCGGCTCCTTCGACCTGCGGCGCTTCCTGTCGCAGCCGCAGGTCGTGGTGCGCGCCTTGTGCACG GTCTTTGCCTTGATCGTGTTTGCCTGCATCTTCGGCGAGGGATACAGCAACACCCACCATTCTCAGCAGAGATACTGCGTGTTCAACCAGAATGAGGATGCCTGCCGCTATGGTGCGGCCATTGGCGTCCTGGCCTTCCTGGCCTCCGCCTTCTTTTTCGTGGTAGACACCTACTTCCCCCAGATCAGCAACGCCACTGACCGCAAGTACTTGGTCATCAGCGACCTGCTCTTCTCAG CTCTCTGGACCTTCCTGTGGTTTGTTGGCTTCTGCTTCCTCACCGACCAGTGGGCAGCCACCAAGCCCCACGAAGTGCTGGTGGGTGCCGACTCGGCCCGTGCGGCCAtcaccttcagtttcttctccatCTTTTCTTGG GGCACGCTGGCCTACCTGGCTTACCAGCGCTACAAGGCTGGGGTGGATGACTTCCTCCAGAACATCCAGAACTACGTGGACCCCTCTCCCGATCCCAGCACGGCCTATGCCTCCTACCCGGGCTCTGTGGACACCTACCAGCAGCCGCCCTTCACCCAGAATGCCGAGACCACTGAGGGCTACCAGCCGCCCCCTGTGTACTGA
- the TK1 gene encoding thymidine kinase, cytosolic: MSCINLPNVLPGSPSKTRGQVQVILGPMFSGKSTELMRRVRRFQIAQYKCLVIKYAKDTRYGSGLSTHDRNTMEALPACLLRDVVQEALAVAVIGIDEGQFFPDIVEFSETMANAGKTVIVAALDGTFQRKAFGSILNLVPLAESVVKLTAVCMECFREAAYTKRLGAEKEVEVIGGADKYHSVCRLCYFKKASSQPPGLDNKENCPVLGRPGEAMGVRKLFTPQQVLQCSPAH, encoded by the exons ATGAGCTGCATCAACCTGCCCAACGTGCTGCCCGGCTCCCCCAGCAAGACCCGCGGCCAGGTCCAG GTGATCCTCGGGCCCATGTTCTCAGGGAAAAG CACAGAGCTGATGAGACGGGTCCGCCGCTTCCAGATTGCACAGTACAAGTGCCTGGTGATCAAGTATGCCAAGGACACCCGCTACGGCAGTGGCCTCTCCACACATGACCG GAACACCATGGAGGCATTGCCAGCCTGCCTGCTCCGGGACGTGGTCCAGGAGGCCCTGGCCGTAGCCGTCATAGGCATTGACGAAGGACAGTTC TTCCCCGACATCGTGGAGTTCAGTGAGACCATGGCCAATGCTGGGAAGACTGTGATTGTGGCTGCCCTGGATGgaaccttccagaggaag GCTTTTGGGAGCATCCTGAACCTGGTGCCGCTGGCCGAGAGCGTGGTGAAGCTGACGGCCGTTTGCATGGAGTGCTTCCGTGAGGCTGCCTACACCAAGAGGCTGGGTGCTGAGAAGGAg GTGGAGGTGATAGGAGGAGCAGACAAATACCACTCGGTGTGCCGCCTCTGCTACTTCAAGAAGGCCTCCAGCCAGCCACCAGGGCTGGACAACAAGGAGAACTGCCCAGTGCTGGGGAGGCCGGGGGAAGCAATGGGCGTCCGGAAGCTTTTTACCCCCCAGCAGGTCCTGCAGTGCAGCCCGGCCCACTGA